From Saccopteryx leptura isolate mSacLep1 chromosome 3, mSacLep1_pri_phased_curated, whole genome shotgun sequence, one genomic window encodes:
- the LOC136397637 gene encoding olfactory receptor 2A12-like has product MWMPPVENQTWVSEFILLGFSRDPTSNRILFIVFLLLYLSSVLGNGLIVSLICLDKCLHTPMYFFLCILSLLDTGYVTTTVPQMLVHLLAHSQTISFAGCWLQMYMFSTMSLTECILFVVMAYDRYVAICYPLRYTVILNWGLCTRLASATGACGFFLSLIHTSLTMRLPYCGPNVINHYFCEGPSVRSLACVDTHLIEIVDLVISVFLAVAPISLISASYVRIAQAILKIKSTKGRCKAFSTCASHLTVVSLFYAPATYIYMRPNSNYSPERDKQISLFYNVFTALLNPVVYSLRNKDIKGAFLKVMGWSSVAQ; this is encoded by the coding sequence atgtggatgcctcCAGTGGAGAACCAAACTTGGGTGTCTGAATTCATCCTGCTTGGCTTCTCCCGAGACCCCACGTCCAACAGGATCCTCTTCATTGTCTTCCTTCTGCTCTACCTGAGCTCAGTCCTGGGCAATGGGCTCATTGTCTCCCTGATCTGCCTGGACAAGTGTCTTCACActcccatgtacttcttcctctgTATCCTCTCCCTGCTGGACACAGGCTACGTCACCACCACTGTGCCCCAGATGTTGGTGCATCTTCTCGCTCATTCTCAGACCATCTCCTTTGCTGGATGTTGGTTGCAGATGTACATGTTTAGCACCATGAGCCTGACTGAGTGCATTTTATTTGTAGTCATGGCTTATGACCGATACGTAGCCATCTGTTACCCACTGCGTTATACAGTCATCCTCAACTGGGGCCTGTGCACACGGCTGGCATCTGCGACAGGGGCCTGCGGTTTCTTCCTCTCACTGATCCATACTTCCTTGACTATGCGGCTGCCATACTGTGGGCCTAACGTGATCAACCACTACTTCTGTGAAGGCCCCTCGGTACGAAGCTTGGCTTGCGTAGATACCCACCTCATTGAGATCGTGGACCTGGTGATAAGTGTCTTCTTGGCTGTTGCTCCAATTTCCCTCATTTCTGCCTCCTACGTCCGTATTGCCCAGGCCATTCTCAAGATCAAGTCCACAAAGGGCCGCTGCAAGGCTTTCTCCACCTGTGCTTCCCACCTCACTGTGGTCTCACTCTTTTATGCTCCAGCCACTTATATCTATATGAGGCCCAACTCCAACTATTCCCCTGAGCGAGACAAACAGATCTCTCTCTTTTACAATGTCTTCACTGCCCTGCTCAACCCTGTGGTCTACAGTCTGAGGAACAAGGACATCAAAGGGGCTTTTCTCAAAGTGATGGGGTGGAGCAGTGTGGCCCAGTGA